The segment TTTTCTCGCATAGCTCCATTATGTCTCCGAGACACTCTGTCACGGCTTCGGGTCGGCAATTAGCACGATTTTTTAGTTTGCAGACAAAGCGTTGATGACACGGCGTGTCGTTACTCTTATAATTAGCGTGCTTCACTTCGTTCACTCCAGTCGCATCAGTCACAAATCATCAGGAGCTTTCTATGAAAAGAACTATTGCCGCCCTCCTCGCGGCCGCAGCAATCTTGCTCGCCGGAATCACCGGCTCGGCGGCCGTTTCCGCCAGCAGCCAGAGCCCCTCGCAGGATTCGTCCATAGCCATTGGCTGGTGGCCGAACTTCGCTACCCAGGCTCAGGCCATTGGCTGGTGGCCCAACGCCGCCACACAGGACTCGGCTCAGGCCATTGGCTGGTGGCCCAACGCCGCCACCCAGGGCTCGCCTCAGGCCATCGGCTGGTGGCCCAACTCCACCCCGTCCAACTAGTTACACCTGAAAGGCACCGGACCAAGAGGTCCGGTGCCTTTCTGCTGCCTCCGATTATCGGAGCAGCTGCCCTCAAGTGCCGCGCAGCAGTTCCGCGAATTGTTCCGGTGGCATGGGGCGGCCGAAGTGATATCCTTGACCGCTGGCGCAGCCCAGGCGGCCAAGCTCGGCTGCCTGCTCTGCCGTCTCAATGCCCTCGGCAACGGCCTGCATTCCACACGCATGGATGAGCTGGAGAACCGCCGCGACGAACTCCCGTTCCTTGTCGTCCGTACCCAGGCCCTGAATCAGGGAGCGGTCAATCTTGACCACGTTGACGGGCAGGCTGCGCAAGTAGCTGATGGACGAATAGCCGGTACCAAAATCATCGATTTCCAGTCGGATGCCCAAGCGCCGAAGGCCGGTTAGAGAGTATCTGTCAATGTCGCTGCCATTTACCGCCATGGACTCCGTCAGCTCGATGACCAACCTGGACGCCTCCACTCCGGTCTCGGCAAGCACCTCCCGCACATGCTCGATCAACTCCAGGCTTTGCAGTTCGGTTGTCGAAATATTGACCCGCATGCTGAAGTTTTCGTCCACGCCCGGGCCATCCTGCCATAAGCGCAATTGCCGCATTGCTTGACGAAGAACCCAATAGCCGAGATCGATGATGATGCCGGTTTCCTCGGCCAGTGGAATGAACGCATCCGGCATCAGCAATCCCCTGTCCGGGTGGTTCCACCGCACCAAGGCCTCCGCACCTTCAACCCGGCCGGATTTCAACTCGACAACAGGCTGGAAGTGAAGGACAAGCTGATCTGTCCGGATGGCTTCACGCAGCTCCGAGATCATGAGTCCCTGGAGTCGGCGCGCATACAGTAATGCCGGCTCGAAGACCTTGACGCTGCTCCGATGCTCCGCCTTTGCCGCGTACATGGCCGTATCGGCTTCCATCACGAGGTCGTCGACGGACTGACCCGGCTCGGCAACGCGGAGTCCGATACTGGTTCCACAGATGATCCGCACTTCTCCGATATCGATGCTCTCGCCTACGGCCCGGAGGATTCGCTTGGCTACCCCCCGAGCATAGGCCGCATTGGATTTGGGCAGCATGACGGCAAACTCATCCCCGCCGAGCCTGGCCACCATGTCGTTGTCGCGGACGGCAGCGAGCAAGCGTCTGGCAGTGACCTTCAAAACGGTGTCTCCCGCGCCGTGCCCTAGGGTGTCGTTGATCCCTTTGAACGAGTTCAAGTCCATTACGAGCAACGCAGGAGGGAGTTCGCCGCGCTCCGCTTCGACGAGTTCATGGCTCAGCGCCCTTTCGAGCGCCGTGCGGTTGGCCAACTGGGTCAGCGGATCAGTGAGCGCCATCCTTTCAAGTTCGATTTGGGCCTCGCGCAGCATGGCTGTTCGGCTTTGGACCCGTTCCTCGAGCTCTTGGTAGATGGCTTGGAGATCGTCCGCCATAAGGTTGATGCCGGTAATGACGGCAGCCACTTCGTCCCGCGGTCCGGTAACCGGGATTCGCGTGCTGAGGTCGCCGTCCGCAATCCGGACCACCCCTTCAACGAGGGCAAGGAGTCGCGGATCCTGGGGCTCATGATTCACGATGGTGCTTCCTCAACCAGTCGCGGGCTTCCGCCTCGGATGTGAAGAATTGCGCCGGAAGGGAACCGGGCTTCGCTCGCAGGAGAAAGTGGGCGATCACCCGGTCCACCGGGCTTTCCCCCAGCAAAGCACAGGCCGAAACAACCACCGAGTTCGTGTAGGTGACGCGCGCGTCGCTGGTGACGGACAGCACTCCGGTCACCGTCAGCAGAACCGGTATCCGCCCTCCACCCGCAAACCCACGAACAGCTGCGGCGGCTGCCCGGGCTTCCGGCAAGCCGACAACGGCATTCGGCGGCAAAGTGACTTCAACAATGCCGTCTTCTGCCAAGTCGACGGTGATCGGACCTGCAGGCGCGGAGTCCTCCCCCCTTGAGACACCAAGCGCATCATCTGGAAACCGGGAGTCGTGGACCGGAAGTGCCTGGGCGCTCATCGATGTGTGACCTGCCGCCGCCGGGCGAAGGGCTCAGAAGAGTCCCGCAAGGCGCAATCCAGGAAACGGCATGTTGCCCTTGGGAGGGATACATTGCCGGCGTGTCCCGGACGACGCAGAACAAGCTGATGAGTCATGGTTCCTATGTTCTGCTGTGTCGATAGATCTGGTCGGCGCCAAAACTGCGTGGAACCCTCAGTATGGTGCCATTCTGGTAAGTGCACTCATGATAAGGCAAACATTACCCGTCTGCTGACACGAGGCTACCTGCGAAAACTCAGGGTCCCGCGAGCCGCGCCGCCGTGCGCCGTACTTCCCGGACCCGCTGCGCCACCACGAGCCCCGCGGCACATAGACCGATGGTGATCGGATAGCCCATCAGGCGTTCCAAGGTTCCGGGTTCGGGCACGGTCATCCGCGTCAGGCCACCCACCACGAGAGCACCGAATGACACCGTTCCGCACCCCAGGACGAACCAACTCATGGCCGTATGGTGCAGCCAGAGCCGCCCGAGGACCAACAGCGCCAGTGCTCCGCCAACGAAGAACATGAGGGCCCCAGCAAGGTGCCAAGGGGAGCCGAGGTCTTCCGGAACGAAACCCACAATGACAGTTCCCAGTCCGGAGATGCCGGTCAGGACCCGGACCGCGACGGCGGAGGTCCACGCCTTGCGGTAAGCGGCGCCGTACTTGATGCGCACGCCGGGACGGGCCGCGATGCACAAGAGCGCCGAGCTAAGGAGCAACGCCCCGAATAGCATTCCGAGGCCCTGCACCACGAAGGAGGCATCCATGAGCAGGTGCAGGGGTGAACAGACGTCGCGGTGCTCGTAGCTCTCGCATTTAAGCGCCCCCAGATCGCTAATGAAGCCGGTCCGGCGATCATAGGGCGCACTCCCGCGCCAGGCTTCGATCACCGCCGATTCGGCAACGAAATACTGCACTACGCTCAACTGGGCCCCAGCCGCCGATGTTCGAGCGGATGGAGCCCAGTTCCGGGAGGTAGTCGCCTGGGGCGGCTGGCACCGTTATCTGCTCTCTCATCCGGGCCAGCCTAGCGCGCGTCGTTCAGCGGCGCGGCCCGCCGGTGTTCGAGGGCTGCCCCGGCAGCTTGTATGCTTGTTTGCGTGCCCGGCCAACGGCTCCCAGGAGCTTCGAGCGTGTGCACAGGCCCTCGTAGCTCAGTGGATAGAGCACGGCTCTCCTAAAGCCGGTGTCGTTGGTTCGATTCCAATCGAGGGCACTTGAAAGACCAGCTGCGCGATTCGTCCCCCATTCAAGACTTGCGGGCCTACCTGCATGGCAGCTGGACCGTGGAACGGTCCCTCTGGGACCGGGCGAGCGGAGCGCGCGGTACGTTCACCGGCGTCGTGCGCTATACAGAAGCCCCCGACGGCGGACTCCTCCTCCGCGAGGACGGCACCATGACCTGGCCTACGCACACTGGCCCGGTCTTTCGTGAATACCTCCTGCGACCTTCGGACTCCCCCTCCGCCATGGACGTGTACTTCCCGGATGGCAAACCATTCCACCGTATGAGCTTCAACGGCCATGCCAGCGAGGACAGCCACTGGTGCGATCCCGATGACTACAAAGTCAATTACCTCTGGGGAGGCCCGGATGCGTTCAGCTACGCGTGGGACGTCCAGGGACCTGCCAAGGATCTGCTGCTGGAATCCCGGCTCAGGAGAGAGCAATGACCCACAACAATCGAGCCAAGGACCTGATTGTCGTCAGCGCGGTCTGCGTCTACGACGGCGCGGGACGTCTGCTGACGGTGCGCAAGCGCGGCACCGACAAGTTCATGCACCCGGGCGGCAAGCCCGAACCGGGTGAGACTGCGGCTGAAGCGGCTTCCCGCGAGCTGGCCGAGGAAGTCGGAATCGACGTCGGCCCCGCCGATCTGGAACCCTTGGGAACCTGGCTGGCTGTCGCCGCCAACGAGGCCGCCACGGACATCGAAGCCACCGTGTTTACCGCACCGGGCACGTGGGAGGCCCAGCCCTGCGCCGAGATCGCAGAGATCCGCTGGTTGGATCTCACGGCCGAGCTTCCGGACGACCTCGCCCCGCTCCTCACCGACCACGTCTTGCCCCTGCTCGGGAAAAAGTAAAGGAACCAAGGAGCAAGGAAAATCCGGTTCCAGCACAATTGTCAATTTTGCCGCGAAGTAGTGGAGCTTTGGCGCCTAGGGTGGCAAAGTTTGCTTTAACCTAATTCAGGTTCGCATTGTCAGATCCAGCTGGGGGATCGCATGCAGTCTCTTGACGAGCGCAGTAACGCCATGCCTGTCCGCATGGGCAGGTTTGGCGTTCCCCGGCCAGCCCTTGTTTGGACAACCCTTGCTCTCGGTACGGCCGTAGTGATCCTGTTGGTGCTCCTCGGAGCAAACCAACGGACGCCGGCGGCCCAGTCGGCGGGGGATTTCGCTATCCTGGCGTCCGCGCTGCTCGCCACAGTGAGTTGCGCCCGTGCCGCAATGCGGAAGGACGAAAGCTCCCGCGCGTGGTGGATCATGGCGATTGCCACCCTCGTCTGGACCATTGGTCAATGTATCTGGACCTTCTTGGGGCTCACCCGAAACCACGACTATCCCTATCCTTCCATCGCGGATGCCGTTTTCATCGTTTACGCGATTCCGGCCGCGATGGCCCTCTACTTGTTCCCGCGTCCCCGCGTTTCGCGGGTTGCTTTCTTGCGCACCCTTTTGGATTCGGCAGTGATTGCCTCTGCGGTGCTGTTCATGAGCTGGGCCACTGTGCTCGGTGCCATGTACAAGGCCGAAGGGCAGGAGCCACTCGTCCATCTCGCCGGCCTC is part of the Arthrobacter methylotrophus genome and harbors:
- a CDS encoding putative bifunctional diguanylate cyclase/phosphodiesterase; this translates as MNHEPQDPRLLALVEGVVRIADGDLSTRIPVTGPRDEVAAVITGINLMADDLQAIYQELEERVQSRTAMLREAQIELERMALTDPLTQLANRTALERALSHELVEAERGELPPALLVMDLNSFKGINDTLGHGAGDTVLKVTARRLLAAVRDNDMVARLGGDEFAVMLPKSNAAYARGVAKRILRAVGESIDIGEVRIICGTSIGLRVAEPGQSVDDLVMEADTAMYAAKAEHRSSVKVFEPALLYARRLQGLMISELREAIRTDQLVLHFQPVVELKSGRVEGAEALVRWNHPDRGLLMPDAFIPLAEETGIIIDLGYWVLRQAMRQLRLWQDGPGVDENFSMRVNISTTELQSLELIEHVREVLAETGVEASRLVIELTESMAVNGSDIDRYSLTGLRRLGIRLEIDDFGTGYSSISYLRSLPVNVVKIDRSLIQGLGTDDKEREFVAAVLQLIHACGMQAVAEGIETAEQAAELGRLGCASGQGYHFGRPMPPEQFAELLRGT
- a CDS encoding STAS/SEC14 domain-containing protein, yielding MSAQALPVHDSRFPDDALGVSRGEDSAPAGPITVDLAEDGIVEVTLPPNAVVGLPEARAAAAAVRGFAGGGRIPVLLTVTGVLSVTSDARVTYTNSVVVSACALLGESPVDRVIAHFLLRAKPGSLPAQFFTSEAEARDWLRKHHRES
- a CDS encoding DUF6314 family protein, encoding MKDQLRDSSPIQDLRAYLHGSWTVERSLWDRASGARGTFTGVVRYTEAPDGGLLLREDGTMTWPTHTGPVFREYLLRPSDSPSAMDVYFPDGKPFHRMSFNGHASEDSHWCDPDDYKVNYLWGGPDAFSYAWDVQGPAKDLLLESRLRREQ
- a CDS encoding NUDIX domain-containing protein translates to MTHNNRAKDLIVVSAVCVYDGAGRLLTVRKRGTDKFMHPGGKPEPGETAAEAASRELAEEVGIDVGPADLEPLGTWLAVAANEAATDIEATVFTAPGTWEAQPCAEIAEIRWLDLTAELPDDLAPLLTDHVLPLLGKK